The Temnothorax longispinosus isolate EJ_2023e chromosome 4, Tlon_JGU_v1, whole genome shotgun sequence genome has a window encoding:
- the LOC139812224 gene encoding uncharacterized protein isoform X1 — translation MFSRVVFGAREARPRAAAGARKEPSKGDNDARGDAGRQARVVRGATEHAAPSTDRARSGMSVGSGGRAPFKRTTQNIQPPRKSSRSQAKPAEPPAPAPRAAPSAGRKRDPVALLFSARRPARRVVQGDKATKPGDRRLKGQPSQQQQQQQQQQSAQQQQQQPAPLRQVPSASSLEAKSDVSPTGNSWAGSLGSKEPARPKVTTTSSKGPAAKASKMQELEREVEALRKDRARLEANLRDATSDIQNLRELHAELAAFKEQHHLELERLTEENEALRVRLRDVAHSPLSDSEKQQLLLDASRLHNSAPASIAIPQDDGSAHNASTPQEGAQCTTPDWDKHSSSSMSEVSVACLQDRILQMEETHYSTNEELQATIQELSDLQAQLTELQADNERLTEEKGVLLESLCRQTEKLEDSRSKVDTLQGLLLREEQPQEASKGYNTEREQKLVDLLKSAQEERETLLQKQEELTSELKSLRATADASAAETERLTKCVELLEASVDAANVERKQLDMELAEARQEGANRSIEISRLATLLENARAKIEELEQSRQLENKSEADELLDAARREKDTLETQAAALQEQLARSHCDHDRLRDQYSQLQEEYKVARNNAKSAIDDLEYRLNQLKDERLSVSTELQLVRDSLAELQTQCQRHLEDKRELKAALSEAQRREREAQTRQYELERALADERKLRQEESAEWEQFQTDLLMTVRVANDFKTEAQSELERVVMENKAQRDKLRALEAQLDKLNKDSTVVSCKTLDVTSGNKEKMASVLLKRGRMILKKRYDARKHALRNGLFKATMSGWDSHKARLQDVDTANRDEPGLPNDNLATNTTGAPTLKEAIKLEDKLISGEEIEFCPAYRIDSRNTECATDDAVERLASENSRQSKPSRSDTSKFYVNNIELDKAPHNPSDKSLIIAEDYPKLYITVTGTSDKDAMAKSALLKSIRSIQNGNGDSYGINISNSRFFVPKDYIFSGVESAMNDLKFEVDPEMGKLLQRSYSSPQVNRSSPILAIMDAGPSSLDNTTAETLTVPSDAMKQRADSDVRSAKALSDSAVCLKSKESEKNEQRQRLFLKKRESKPSCEIIDSKPKTTAESQIRIHTKSLDEFDNCRRIHENEEKSQEMRYESSLIKASRLKDEATERETCNNQLWTAKHVIIDAMPGDRKVFDMLEESKISSSLNGNIEIKSPKSMNTNTECEKIKSSHDILSAPLMRRKSYPLLTPSEIAYKSKFLSSIPIVSSDTPGRTLSIDSEKETKILEPLKYSVNEEKETGSSAFSEQLQEAKCSSPSETNRLNRIRFLQGDTQANENNSQIEKATPSESKLRATSEEVSQSNTDMESDLPPPMGRTSSLREKFETIVEDVELRTLPGRRPQISESCDPNQKVIQQPPTRPASTPTETQQSVLTSVQQEIAARRKANISRQDSRLSVKCLIESIENATKQAKAGPGSRSSSTSSLNSIGTTDIMSLKAPLRDQQQINNLICTANSTNNNKTQSTITKKPVSETKSTPVVLSPGELLDSAALNAKAIDFVRRNSVTDLSERKDPLYGLVKNGGSKRNALLKWCQNKTIGYRNIDITNFSSSWNDGLALCAILHSYLPRKVPYDTLTPVEKRRNFSIAFSAAESVGIPTTLNIGEMCQLERPDWQQVMTYVTSIYKHFET, via the exons GCTCGAAGCGGGATGTCCGTGGGTTCGGGCGGCCGGGCGCCGTTTAAGCGGACCACGCAAAATATACAGCCGCCCAGGAAGTCCAGCCGAAGCCA GGCGAAGCCAGCCGAGCCTCCGGCACCAGCACCCAGAGCAGCGCCGAGCGCGGGGCGGAAAAGGGACCCGGTCGCGTTGCTCTTCAGCGCGAGAAGACCGGCGAGAAGAGTCGTTCAAGGAGACAAGGCGACGAAGCCGGGCGATCGGCGGCTAAA AGGACAGCCTAgccagcagcagcaacagcagcagcagcagcaatcggcgcagcagcagcagcagcaaccgGCGCCGCTGCGCCAGGTGCCAAGCGCCTCCTCGCTGGAGGCGAAGAGCGACGTCTCGCCGACCGGGAACAGCTGGGCCGGCTCCCTGGGCAGCAAGGAGCCGGCCAGACCCAAGGtgacgacgacgtcgtcgaAGGGCCCCGCTGCCAAGGCCTCCAAGATGCAAGAGCTGGAACGCGAGGTCGAGGCTCTGCGTAAGGATCGCGCGCGTCTCGAGGCGAACttgcgcgacgcgacgtccgATATTCAGAATCTGCGCGAGCTGCATGCCGAGCTGGCCGCCTTCAAG GAGCAGCATCATCTGGAGCTAGAGCGTCTTACTGAGGAGAACGAAGCTCTTCGCGTTCGTCTCAGGGACGTGGCGCACTCTCCGCTGTCAGATTCGGAGAAACAGCAGCTGCTGTTAGATGCCTCGAGGCTCCACAACTCCGCGCCAGCCTCCATCGCCATTCCTCAGGACGATGGTTCTGCACACAATGCCAGCACACCTCAGGAAGGAGCTCAGTGCACCACTCCGGACTGGGACAAGCACTCCTCCAGCTCGATGTCCGAGGTTTCGGTTGCGTGCTTGCAGGACAGGATCCTGCAAATGGAGGAAACGCATTATTCCACAAACGAAGAATTACAGGCTACCATTCAAGAATTAAGTGACTTACAG GCACAACTGACCGAATTACAAGCGGATAATGAAAGGCTAACAGAGGAGAAAGGAGTTCTTTTGGAGTCACTGTGTCGTCAAACAGAGAAGCTAGAAGACTCCCGTTCCAAGGTTGACACTTTGCAGGGACTACTTTTAAGGGAGGAACAGCCACAGGAAGCATCCAAAGGTTACAATACAGAAAGGGAACAGAAACTTGTAGACCTCCTGAAA AGTGCGCAAGAGGAACGAGAGACTCTACTTCAAAAGCAGGAGGAGTTGACGAGTGAATTGAAGAGTCTGAGAGCGACTGCTGACGCTAGTGCGGCAGAGACTGAACGCTTGACGAAATGCGTCGAATTACTGGAGGCGTCAGTGGACGCCGCAAACGTCGAACGAAAGCAGTTGGACATGGAATTGGCGGAAGCGAGGCAGGAGGGCGCGAATCGCAGTATAGAGATCAGTAGATTGGCGACTTTGTTGGAGAACGCGCGGGCGAAGATCGAGGAGTTGGAGCAATCGAGGCAGCTGGAGAACAAGAGCGAGGCGGACGAACTGCTAGATGCGGCCAGAAGGGAGAAGGACACGCTCGAGACGCAGGCGGCAGCATTGCAGGAACAATTGGCGCGCTCACATTGCGACCACGATCGATTGAGGGATCAATACTCGCAGCTTCAGGAAGAATATAAG GTGGCTCGAAATAATGCGAAATCCGCTATAGACGACCTAGAATATAGGCTGAATCAGTTGAAGGATGAGCGACTGTCTGTGAGCACGGAACTGCAGCTCGTCCGAGATTCCTTGGCGGAATTGCAGACGCAATGCCAACGGCACCTGGAGGATAAGCGGGAGCTGAAAGCCGCACTGAGCGAGGCGCAACGAAGAGAGCGCGAAGCGCAAACGCGTCAGTACGAGTTGGAGCGCGCGTTGGCCGACGAGCGTAAGCTGAGACAGGAGGAGAGCGCGGAGTGGGAGCAGTTCCAAACGGATTTGCTGATGACCGTGCGAGTTGCCAACGACTTCAAGACCGAGGCTCAGAGCGAGTTGGAACGCGTGGTAATGGAGAACAAGGCGCAGAGAGATAAGCTGAGAGCGCTGGAGGCACAACTCGATAAACTTAACAAAG ATAGCACTGTAGTGAGTTGCAAGACACTCGATGTCACTAGCGGgaataaagagaaaatggCGAGTGTTTTACTAAAGCGTGGTCGAATGATTCTAAAAAAGCGTTACGACGCGAGAAAGCACGCGTTACGAAATGGCTTGTTCAAAGCGACGATGAGCGGCTGGGACTCACATAAAGCGAGGCTACAGGATGTCGATACCGCGAATCGAGACGAACCCGGTTTGCCGAATGATAATCTGGCTACCAACACAACTGGCGCACCAACACTCAAGGAAGCTATCAAATTGGAGGACAAATTGATTTCCGGCGAGGAGATTGAATTCTGTCCTGCGTATCGCATCGACAGCCGGAATACTGAATGCGCCACCGATGATGCAGTCGAGCGTTTAGCGAGTGAGAATTCGAGACAATCAAAACCATCGAGGAGCGATACGTCAAAGTTCTACGTGAACAATATTGAACTGGATAAGGCTCCTCACAATCCATCTGATAAATCTCTAATAATTGCGGAGGATTATCCGAAACTGTACATTACCGTTACGGGCACGTCCGATAAAGACGCGATGGCCAAGAGTgccttattaaaaagtattcgCAGTATTCAAAACGGCAACGGAGATTCATACGGCATTAACATTTCGAACAGTCGATTCTTCGTGCCGAAGGATTACATATTTTCCGGTGTGGAAAGCGCGATGAACGACCTGAAATTCGAGGTCGATCCGGAAATGGGGAAACTATTGCAGAGAAGTTACAGCAGTCCGCAAGTCAACAGGAGTTCGCCTATTCTAGCCATCATGGACGCTGGTCCGTCGTCTTTAGATAATACAACTGCGGAAACTTTGACTGTGCCGAGCGACGCGATGAAACAACGCGCAGATTCAGACGTCAGGAGTGCAAAAGCGCTTTCAGATTCAGCCGTGTGtttaaaatcaaaagaaaGCGAGAAAAATGAGCAGAGGCAAAGGCTGTTTTTGAAAAAACGTGAATCGAAACCGAGCTGCGAGATAATTGACTCGAAACCAAAAACGACCGCAGAATCACAAATTAGAATTCATACCAAATCATTAGATGAATTTGATAATTGTCGTCGTATAcatgaaaacgaagaaaaatcaCAGGAAATGAGATATGAATCTTCTCTGATAAAAGCGTCTCGCTTAAAAGACGAAGCAACAGAACGAGAAACATGCAATAATCAGTTATGGACAGCGAAACACGTGATCATCGATGCTATGCCAGGAGATAGAAAAGTTTTTGATATGCTCGAGGAATCGAAGATATCAAGCTCGCTCAATggaaatatcgaaataaagtCTCCGAAATCTATGAATACAAATACTGAATGTGAGAAAATAAAGAGTTCTCATGATATATTAAGTGCTCCTCTAATGAGACGGAAATCGTATCCGTTGTTAACGCCCTCGGAAATCGcgtataaatcaaaatttctcTCATCGATTCCAATTGTTTCATCGGACACACCGGGAAGAACTTTGAGTATTGATTCGGAGAAAGAAACGAAGATCCTGGAACCATTAAAGTATTCCGttaacgaagaaaaagaaaccgGATCTTCAGCGTTTAGCGAACAGTTACAAGAAGCAAAGTGCTCGAGTCCGAGCGAGACTAATCGATTGAATCGCATAAGATTCCTGCAAGGTGACACACAGGCAAACGAGAACAATTCTCAGATCGAGAAAGCGACTCCTTCCGAAAGTAAGCTTCGCGCAACGAGCGAGGAAGTGTCGCAAAGTAATACGGACATGGAATCGGATCTACCCCCACCGATGGGACGGACGTCATCCTTAAGAGAAAAGTTTGAGACGATCGTAGAGGACGTGGAATTGAGGACGCTGCCGGGACGGCGCCCGCAAATAAGCGAGTCTTGCGACC CTAATCAAAAAGTGATACAACAACCGCCTACGAGGCCGGCCAGCACACCGACGGAGACTCAACAATCCGTGCTGACGAGCGTGCAACAGGAGATTGCTGCTCGTAGGAAGGCGAACATTTCGCGTCAGGACTCAAGGCTTTCTGTTAAGTGTCTGATCGAGAGCATTGAAAATGCCACGAAACAAGCTAAAGCTG GTCCTGGAAGCCGAAGCAGCTCTACGTCGTCTTTAAATTCGATTGGAACTACGGATATTATGTCTTTGAAGGCTCCCCTCAGAGACCAACAGCAAATCAACAATTTAATCTGCACGGCGAATTCgacaaataacaataaaacacAATCTACAATCACAAAGAAACCGGTATCAG AAACAAAATCAACGCCTGTGGTTTTGAGTCCGGGTGAGTTGTTGGATTCAGCCGCTTTGAACGCCAAGGCGATCGACTTCGTGCGTCGAAACAGCGTCACCGATCTGTCGGAGCGCAAAGATCCTCTGTATGGCTTAGTCAAGAACGGCGGATCTAAGCGTAACGCCTTGCTCAAGTGGTGTCAAAATAAAACGATAGGCTACCGGAATATCGATATAACTAACTTCAGCAGTTCCTGGAACGATGGCTTAGCGTTATGCGCGATTCTGCACTCCTATTTGCCGCGAAAGGTACCGTACGACACGTTGACGCCAGTCGAAAAGCGGCGGAACTTCTCGATCGCCTTCTCTGCCGCCGAGAGTGTTGGCATACCAACTACTTTG AACATCGGTGAAATGTGTCAACTCGAGCGACCCGACTGGCAACAAGTCATGACGTACGTGACTAGCATTTACAAGCACTTCGAAACGTAA
- the LOC139812224 gene encoding uncharacterized protein isoform X3 has product MSVGSGGRAPFKRTTQNIQPPRKSSRSQAKPAEPPAPAPRAAPSAGRKRDPVALLFSARRPARRVVQGDKATKPGDRRLKGQPSQQQQQQQQQQSAQQQQQQPAPLRQVPSASSLEAKSDVSPTGNSWAGSLGSKEPARPKVTTTSSKGPAAKASKMQELEREVEALRKDRARLEANLRDATSDIQNLRELHAELAAFKEQHHLELERLTEENEALRVRLRDVAHSPLSDSEKQQLLLDASRLHNSAPASIAIPQDDGSAHNASTPQEGAQCTTPDWDKHSSSSMSEVSVACLQDRILQMEETHYSTNEELQATIQELSDLQAQLTELQADNERLTEEKGVLLESLCRQTEKLEDSRSKVDTLQGLLLREEQPQEASKGYNTEREQKLVDLLKSAQEERETLLQKQEELTSELKSLRATADASAAETERLTKCVELLEASVDAANVERKQLDMELAEARQEGANRSIEISRLATLLENARAKIEELEQSRQLENKSEADELLDAARREKDTLETQAAALQEQLARSHCDHDRLRDQYSQLQEEYKVARNNAKSAIDDLEYRLNQLKDERLSVSTELQLVRDSLAELQTQCQRHLEDKRELKAALSEAQRREREAQTRQYELERALADERKLRQEESAEWEQFQTDLLMTVRVANDFKTEAQSELERVVMENKAQRDKLRALEAQLDKLNKDSTVVSCKTLDVTSGNKEKMASVLLKRGRMILKKRYDARKHALRNGLFKATMSGWDSHKARLQDVDTANRDEPGLPNDNLATNTTGAPTLKEAIKLEDKLISGEEIEFCPAYRIDSRNTECATDDAVERLASENSRQSKPSRSDTSKFYVNNIELDKAPHNPSDKSLIIAEDYPKLYITVTGTSDKDAMAKSALLKSIRSIQNGNGDSYGINISNSRFFVPKDYIFSGVESAMNDLKFEVDPEMGKLLQRSYSSPQVNRSSPILAIMDAGPSSLDNTTAETLTVPSDAMKQRADSDVRSAKALSDSAVCLKSKESEKNEQRQRLFLKKRESKPSCEIIDSKPKTTAESQIRIHTKSLDEFDNCRRIHENEEKSQEMRYESSLIKASRLKDEATERETCNNQLWTAKHVIIDAMPGDRKVFDMLEESKISSSLNGNIEIKSPKSMNTNTECEKIKSSHDILSAPLMRRKSYPLLTPSEIAYKSKFLSSIPIVSSDTPGRTLSIDSEKETKILEPLKYSVNEEKETGSSAFSEQLQEAKCSSPSETNRLNRIRFLQGDTQANENNSQIEKATPSESKLRATSEEVSQSNTDMESDLPPPMGRTSSLREKFETIVEDVELRTLPGRRPQISESCDPNQKVIQQPPTRPASTPTETQQSVLTSVQQEIAARRKANISRQDSRLSVKCLIESIENATKQAKAGPGSRSSSTSSLNSIGTTDIMSLKAPLRDQQQINNLICTANSTNNNKTQSTITKKPVSETKSTPVVLSPGELLDSAALNAKAIDFVRRNSVTDLSERKDPLYGLVKNGGSKRNALLKWCQNKTIGYRNIDITNFSSSWNDGLALCAILHSYLPRKVPYDTLTPVEKRRNFSIAFSAAESVGIPTTLNIGEMCQLERPDWQQVMTYVTSIYKHFET; this is encoded by the exons ATGTCCGTGGGTTCGGGCGGCCGGGCGCCGTTTAAGCGGACCACGCAAAATATACAGCCGCCCAGGAAGTCCAGCCGAAGCCA GGCGAAGCCAGCCGAGCCTCCGGCACCAGCACCCAGAGCAGCGCCGAGCGCGGGGCGGAAAAGGGACCCGGTCGCGTTGCTCTTCAGCGCGAGAAGACCGGCGAGAAGAGTCGTTCAAGGAGACAAGGCGACGAAGCCGGGCGATCGGCGGCTAAA AGGACAGCCTAgccagcagcagcaacagcagcagcagcagcaatcggcgcagcagcagcagcagcaaccgGCGCCGCTGCGCCAGGTGCCAAGCGCCTCCTCGCTGGAGGCGAAGAGCGACGTCTCGCCGACCGGGAACAGCTGGGCCGGCTCCCTGGGCAGCAAGGAGCCGGCCAGACCCAAGGtgacgacgacgtcgtcgaAGGGCCCCGCTGCCAAGGCCTCCAAGATGCAAGAGCTGGAACGCGAGGTCGAGGCTCTGCGTAAGGATCGCGCGCGTCTCGAGGCGAACttgcgcgacgcgacgtccgATATTCAGAATCTGCGCGAGCTGCATGCCGAGCTGGCCGCCTTCAAG GAGCAGCATCATCTGGAGCTAGAGCGTCTTACTGAGGAGAACGAAGCTCTTCGCGTTCGTCTCAGGGACGTGGCGCACTCTCCGCTGTCAGATTCGGAGAAACAGCAGCTGCTGTTAGATGCCTCGAGGCTCCACAACTCCGCGCCAGCCTCCATCGCCATTCCTCAGGACGATGGTTCTGCACACAATGCCAGCACACCTCAGGAAGGAGCTCAGTGCACCACTCCGGACTGGGACAAGCACTCCTCCAGCTCGATGTCCGAGGTTTCGGTTGCGTGCTTGCAGGACAGGATCCTGCAAATGGAGGAAACGCATTATTCCACAAACGAAGAATTACAGGCTACCATTCAAGAATTAAGTGACTTACAG GCACAACTGACCGAATTACAAGCGGATAATGAAAGGCTAACAGAGGAGAAAGGAGTTCTTTTGGAGTCACTGTGTCGTCAAACAGAGAAGCTAGAAGACTCCCGTTCCAAGGTTGACACTTTGCAGGGACTACTTTTAAGGGAGGAACAGCCACAGGAAGCATCCAAAGGTTACAATACAGAAAGGGAACAGAAACTTGTAGACCTCCTGAAA AGTGCGCAAGAGGAACGAGAGACTCTACTTCAAAAGCAGGAGGAGTTGACGAGTGAATTGAAGAGTCTGAGAGCGACTGCTGACGCTAGTGCGGCAGAGACTGAACGCTTGACGAAATGCGTCGAATTACTGGAGGCGTCAGTGGACGCCGCAAACGTCGAACGAAAGCAGTTGGACATGGAATTGGCGGAAGCGAGGCAGGAGGGCGCGAATCGCAGTATAGAGATCAGTAGATTGGCGACTTTGTTGGAGAACGCGCGGGCGAAGATCGAGGAGTTGGAGCAATCGAGGCAGCTGGAGAACAAGAGCGAGGCGGACGAACTGCTAGATGCGGCCAGAAGGGAGAAGGACACGCTCGAGACGCAGGCGGCAGCATTGCAGGAACAATTGGCGCGCTCACATTGCGACCACGATCGATTGAGGGATCAATACTCGCAGCTTCAGGAAGAATATAAG GTGGCTCGAAATAATGCGAAATCCGCTATAGACGACCTAGAATATAGGCTGAATCAGTTGAAGGATGAGCGACTGTCTGTGAGCACGGAACTGCAGCTCGTCCGAGATTCCTTGGCGGAATTGCAGACGCAATGCCAACGGCACCTGGAGGATAAGCGGGAGCTGAAAGCCGCACTGAGCGAGGCGCAACGAAGAGAGCGCGAAGCGCAAACGCGTCAGTACGAGTTGGAGCGCGCGTTGGCCGACGAGCGTAAGCTGAGACAGGAGGAGAGCGCGGAGTGGGAGCAGTTCCAAACGGATTTGCTGATGACCGTGCGAGTTGCCAACGACTTCAAGACCGAGGCTCAGAGCGAGTTGGAACGCGTGGTAATGGAGAACAAGGCGCAGAGAGATAAGCTGAGAGCGCTGGAGGCACAACTCGATAAACTTAACAAAG ATAGCACTGTAGTGAGTTGCAAGACACTCGATGTCACTAGCGGgaataaagagaaaatggCGAGTGTTTTACTAAAGCGTGGTCGAATGATTCTAAAAAAGCGTTACGACGCGAGAAAGCACGCGTTACGAAATGGCTTGTTCAAAGCGACGATGAGCGGCTGGGACTCACATAAAGCGAGGCTACAGGATGTCGATACCGCGAATCGAGACGAACCCGGTTTGCCGAATGATAATCTGGCTACCAACACAACTGGCGCACCAACACTCAAGGAAGCTATCAAATTGGAGGACAAATTGATTTCCGGCGAGGAGATTGAATTCTGTCCTGCGTATCGCATCGACAGCCGGAATACTGAATGCGCCACCGATGATGCAGTCGAGCGTTTAGCGAGTGAGAATTCGAGACAATCAAAACCATCGAGGAGCGATACGTCAAAGTTCTACGTGAACAATATTGAACTGGATAAGGCTCCTCACAATCCATCTGATAAATCTCTAATAATTGCGGAGGATTATCCGAAACTGTACATTACCGTTACGGGCACGTCCGATAAAGACGCGATGGCCAAGAGTgccttattaaaaagtattcgCAGTATTCAAAACGGCAACGGAGATTCATACGGCATTAACATTTCGAACAGTCGATTCTTCGTGCCGAAGGATTACATATTTTCCGGTGTGGAAAGCGCGATGAACGACCTGAAATTCGAGGTCGATCCGGAAATGGGGAAACTATTGCAGAGAAGTTACAGCAGTCCGCAAGTCAACAGGAGTTCGCCTATTCTAGCCATCATGGACGCTGGTCCGTCGTCTTTAGATAATACAACTGCGGAAACTTTGACTGTGCCGAGCGACGCGATGAAACAACGCGCAGATTCAGACGTCAGGAGTGCAAAAGCGCTTTCAGATTCAGCCGTGTGtttaaaatcaaaagaaaGCGAGAAAAATGAGCAGAGGCAAAGGCTGTTTTTGAAAAAACGTGAATCGAAACCGAGCTGCGAGATAATTGACTCGAAACCAAAAACGACCGCAGAATCACAAATTAGAATTCATACCAAATCATTAGATGAATTTGATAATTGTCGTCGTATAcatgaaaacgaagaaaaatcaCAGGAAATGAGATATGAATCTTCTCTGATAAAAGCGTCTCGCTTAAAAGACGAAGCAACAGAACGAGAAACATGCAATAATCAGTTATGGACAGCGAAACACGTGATCATCGATGCTATGCCAGGAGATAGAAAAGTTTTTGATATGCTCGAGGAATCGAAGATATCAAGCTCGCTCAATggaaatatcgaaataaagtCTCCGAAATCTATGAATACAAATACTGAATGTGAGAAAATAAAGAGTTCTCATGATATATTAAGTGCTCCTCTAATGAGACGGAAATCGTATCCGTTGTTAACGCCCTCGGAAATCGcgtataaatcaaaatttctcTCATCGATTCCAATTGTTTCATCGGACACACCGGGAAGAACTTTGAGTATTGATTCGGAGAAAGAAACGAAGATCCTGGAACCATTAAAGTATTCCGttaacgaagaaaaagaaaccgGATCTTCAGCGTTTAGCGAACAGTTACAAGAAGCAAAGTGCTCGAGTCCGAGCGAGACTAATCGATTGAATCGCATAAGATTCCTGCAAGGTGACACACAGGCAAACGAGAACAATTCTCAGATCGAGAAAGCGACTCCTTCCGAAAGTAAGCTTCGCGCAACGAGCGAGGAAGTGTCGCAAAGTAATACGGACATGGAATCGGATCTACCCCCACCGATGGGACGGACGTCATCCTTAAGAGAAAAGTTTGAGACGATCGTAGAGGACGTGGAATTGAGGACGCTGCCGGGACGGCGCCCGCAAATAAGCGAGTCTTGCGACC CTAATCAAAAAGTGATACAACAACCGCCTACGAGGCCGGCCAGCACACCGACGGAGACTCAACAATCCGTGCTGACGAGCGTGCAACAGGAGATTGCTGCTCGTAGGAAGGCGAACATTTCGCGTCAGGACTCAAGGCTTTCTGTTAAGTGTCTGATCGAGAGCATTGAAAATGCCACGAAACAAGCTAAAGCTG GTCCTGGAAGCCGAAGCAGCTCTACGTCGTCTTTAAATTCGATTGGAACTACGGATATTATGTCTTTGAAGGCTCCCCTCAGAGACCAACAGCAAATCAACAATTTAATCTGCACGGCGAATTCgacaaataacaataaaacacAATCTACAATCACAAAGAAACCGGTATCAG AAACAAAATCAACGCCTGTGGTTTTGAGTCCGGGTGAGTTGTTGGATTCAGCCGCTTTGAACGCCAAGGCGATCGACTTCGTGCGTCGAAACAGCGTCACCGATCTGTCGGAGCGCAAAGATCCTCTGTATGGCTTAGTCAAGAACGGCGGATCTAAGCGTAACGCCTTGCTCAAGTGGTGTCAAAATAAAACGATAGGCTACCGGAATATCGATATAACTAACTTCAGCAGTTCCTGGAACGATGGCTTAGCGTTATGCGCGATTCTGCACTCCTATTTGCCGCGAAAGGTACCGTACGACACGTTGACGCCAGTCGAAAAGCGGCGGAACTTCTCGATCGCCTTCTCTGCCGCCGAGAGTGTTGGCATACCAACTACTTTG AACATCGGTGAAATGTGTCAACTCGAGCGACCCGACTGGCAACAAGTCATGACGTACGTGACTAGCATTTACAAGCACTTCGAAACGTAA